The Prevotella melaninogenica genome window below encodes:
- a CDS encoding DUF3467 domain-containing protein has translation MDNNNQNQEGQQLQIDLSPEIAKGVYTNFQIISHSSSEFVLDFATLLPGVPKATVTSRVIIAPEHALRLLAALQDNVVRYEKEFGKIDRHEPEQEPRTIAPFGPGKVDA, from the coding sequence ATGGACAATAACAATCAGAATCAAGAGGGACAGCAGTTGCAGATTGATCTCTCACCAGAAATCGCTAAAGGTGTTTATACAAACTTCCAAATAATCTCTCATTCAAGTTCAGAGTTTGTACTTGACTTTGCTACGCTTCTTCCAGGTGTACCAAAGGCAACCGTAACAAGTCGTGTTATTATTGCTCCTGAACACGCATTGCGTCTCCTTGCAGCGTTGCAGGACAATGTAGTTCGCTATGAAAAAGAGTTTGGTAAGATTGATCGCCACGAGCCAGAGCAGGAACCACGTACGATTGCTCCATTCGGTCCTGGTAAGGTTGATGCATAA
- a CDS encoding LTA synthase family protein → MDKRTNVITKNPINFIGTRFLKLYLLIGFILRIILMWNVPEDSSFSFWEIIRFLSVGFVTDICMAILLALPLQIINLGLNEAKYHRVTGWIIELLLTIAFAYVLFFHTIFHEYRGGAPKIARIFLGWKLFSFSIRFFIPRTREAWRKISLYITWAVYVFLLLCVTAGEYIFWGEFGVRYNFIAVDYLVYTHEVIGNIMESYSIVPLIGITLLLTAAIIFLQSRHYKLKVTHLYNAKKFLIHLSIYMVLAISSYFILQGTHALQSNNQYVTQLEQNGACDFVIAFQSNMLEYDKFYTMLPKQQCVSQYRQLSGLNDEGKKAIGESLAPQRPNIVLITVESLSADFLTRYGNKENLTPQLDKLMQGSIVFDSLYAAGNRTVRGLEALSLCIPPSAGESIIKRKANRMGNLSIGRILSHLGYKPQFIYGGDSYFDNMGDFFSHNGYEVIDRKDIPNNQVTFANIWGVCDEDIFNKSLQVFDKNYQSKLPFFAQIMTTSNHRPYTYPSGRIKVDGDPNTREAAVKYTDYAIGKFINDARKKAWFQNTVFVVIADHCASSAGKTSLPIDRYHIPCLIYAPAILQPRKIETICSQIDVMPTLLSLLKLRCTVSFTGQDILAPTYHPRAFMATYQDLGYLEGNRLTVLSPVRNIRQYIVRPLHDGTFEEQPTKQMNQELIRKAQAYYQYTNLYVKAQ, encoded by the coding sequence TCATTGGAACACGATTTTTAAAACTGTATCTACTCATTGGATTCATCCTAAGAATTATCTTAATGTGGAATGTCCCCGAAGATTCTTCTTTCTCTTTCTGGGAGATAATCAGATTCTTAAGTGTTGGCTTCGTAACAGACATTTGTATGGCAATTTTGCTTGCCTTACCATTGCAAATTATAAACCTTGGGCTAAATGAAGCTAAATATCATCGCGTCACAGGATGGATCATTGAACTTCTACTAACTATCGCCTTTGCCTACGTATTATTCTTCCATACCATCTTCCACGAATATAGAGGCGGCGCACCAAAGATTGCACGAATATTCCTCGGATGGAAACTATTCAGTTTCTCCATACGCTTTTTCATTCCAAGAACAAGAGAAGCATGGCGTAAGATCTCCCTCTATATAACTTGGGCTGTATATGTTTTCTTATTACTTTGCGTCACAGCAGGAGAATACATCTTCTGGGGAGAGTTTGGCGTAAGATATAATTTCATTGCAGTAGACTATCTCGTCTACACTCACGAAGTTATTGGGAACATCATGGAGTCTTATTCTATTGTTCCGTTGATTGGCATTACATTACTCTTAACAGCTGCAATTATCTTCCTTCAATCGCGACATTACAAGCTAAAGGTTACTCATCTTTACAATGCGAAGAAGTTTCTTATACACCTTTCTATATATATGGTCTTAGCAATAAGCTCATATTTTATCTTACAAGGCACCCATGCTCTACAAAGTAACAATCAATACGTTACTCAACTTGAACAAAACGGAGCCTGCGACTTTGTCATTGCTTTCCAGAGTAACATGTTAGAGTATGATAAGTTCTATACCATGTTACCCAAACAACAATGTGTGTCTCAGTATCGTCAATTAAGTGGACTTAATGATGAGGGAAAGAAGGCGATTGGAGAGTCCCTTGCGCCACAACGCCCTAACATCGTCTTAATAACAGTAGAAAGCCTAAGTGCTGATTTCCTTACTCGATATGGAAACAAAGAGAACCTTACCCCACAACTTGACAAGCTCATGCAAGGGAGTATTGTCTTTGACAGTCTATACGCAGCAGGAAACAGAACTGTTAGAGGATTAGAAGCATTATCTCTTTGCATTCCACCGAGTGCAGGAGAGAGCATCATCAAGCGAAAAGCTAATCGAATGGGGAACTTATCAATAGGTCGTATCCTTTCTCACTTGGGGTACAAACCGCAATTCATCTATGGCGGAGATAGTTATTTCGATAACATGGGCGACTTCTTCAGTCATAATGGCTACGAGGTAATAGACCGAAAGGACATACCGAACAATCAAGTAACATTCGCAAACATTTGGGGTGTCTGTGATGAAGATATCTTCAACAAGAGCTTACAAGTATTCGATAAGAACTATCAGTCGAAGCTTCCTTTCTTCGCACAGATTATGACCACGAGCAACCATCGCCCTTACACCTATCCCAGTGGCAGAATTAAAGTAGACGGTGACCCTAACACAAGAGAAGCCGCAGTAAAATATACAGACTATGCAATCGGTAAATTCATTAATGACGCCCGAAAGAAAGCATGGTTCCAGAATACTGTATTCGTAGTTATTGCTGATCACTGTGCATCCAGTGCTGGAAAAACATCACTTCCTATAGACCGCTACCATATTCCATGCCTCATCTATGCGCCAGCTATTCTCCAACCAAGAAAGATTGAAACTATATGCTCGCAGATTGATGTCATGCCTACCCTACTTTCTCTCCTCAAGTTACGTTGCACTGTAAGTTTCACAGGACAAGACATCCTCGCACCAACCTATCATCCTCGTGCATTCATGGCAACTTACCAAGACCTTGGGTATCTTGAAGGTAACCGACTAACTGTTTTATCGCCAGTCCGCAATATACGACAATACATCGTTCGTCCATTACACGATGGTACATTTGAAGAGCAACCTACAAAGCAGATGAATCAAGAACTCATCCGCAAGGCGCAGGCTTACTACCAATACACAAACTTATACGTGAAAGCGCAATAG